A stretch of the Actinomyces qiguomingii genome encodes the following:
- a CDS encoding acylphosphatase, with protein sequence MQRRFFDVFRRPASKPESVDMAGDAADAGNSAPGDSTGAGASSVPGAEQRRTIHAIVSGRVQGVGFRWSCMEEGERLGLVGEVRNLDDGDVEVLAQGPPEDVARLIAWLYHGPRWANVASVRVTDMKSGSLRHRAFVMGN encoded by the coding sequence ATGCAGCGCAGGTTCTTCGATGTCTTCCGTCGCCCGGCGAGCAAGCCCGAGTCCGTTGACATGGCAGGCGACGCCGCCGATGCCGGCAACAGCGCCCCGGGTGACTCCACAGGTGCCGGAGCTTCCAGCGTCCCCGGTGCCGAGCAGCGGCGTACCATCCATGCCATTGTCTCCGGACGCGTGCAGGGCGTCGGCTTCCGCTGGTCCTGCATGGAGGAGGGAGAACGGCTAGGACTGGTCGGGGAGGTGCGCAACCTTGACGACGGCGATGTGGAGGTGCTGGCGCAGGGCCCGCCCGAAGACGTGGCCCGGTTGATCGCCTGGCTGTATCACGGCCCGCGTTGGGCGAACGTGGCCTCCGTGCGCGTCACGGACATGAAGTCCGGCAGCCTGCGGCACCGCGCCTTCGTGATGGGCAACTGA
- a CDS encoding ABC transporter ATP-binding protein — protein MLLELRGITKVFGSLVANDHIDVTVEPGQIHALLGENGAGKSTLMNVLYGLYEPDDGEILIDGRPVTFKGPGDAVAAGIGMVHQHFMLVPVFTVAESVALGYEPTGTAGVINAKAAGDKVREISERFGFDVDPDAYIEDLPVGVQQRVEIIKALSRDAKVLILDEPTAVLTPQETDELIAIMRDLKAAGTSIVFITHKLREVREVADTITVIRRGKVVGAAEPTASQTELAGLMVGHSVSLTVSKDEPKLGDVGLELTDISLIDDGNTLLDDVSLQVRSGEIIGVAGVQGNGQTELAEVLLGLRAPTVGSVRFGEQDVTALGVRQRLGAGLGFVPEDRSTDGMVAAFSVAENMILDRFHDPAFGSGPSISPTKVRDHAEQLRDEFDVRVTDVADPISTLSGGNQQKAILARELSRPLKVLVASQPTRGLDVGSIEFVHKRIVQERDNDTAVLIISSELDEIYSLSDRIAVMYRGRIVGVVPADTPRDVLGLMMAGVPLDQARAQEENR, from the coding sequence GTGTTGCTCGAGCTCCGCGGAATCACCAAGGTCTTCGGATCCCTCGTGGCCAACGACCACATCGACGTCACCGTCGAACCCGGCCAGATCCACGCCCTGCTGGGCGAGAACGGCGCCGGCAAGTCTACACTCATGAATGTCCTGTACGGCCTGTACGAACCCGATGACGGCGAGATCCTCATCGACGGCCGGCCGGTCACCTTCAAGGGACCAGGAGACGCCGTCGCCGCCGGCATCGGCATGGTCCATCAGCACTTCATGCTGGTGCCCGTGTTCACCGTGGCCGAGTCCGTGGCGCTGGGCTACGAGCCCACCGGGACCGCCGGCGTCATCAACGCCAAGGCGGCGGGGGACAAGGTGCGGGAGATCTCAGAGCGCTTCGGCTTCGACGTCGATCCGGACGCCTACATAGAGGATCTGCCGGTGGGCGTGCAGCAGCGCGTCGAGATCATCAAGGCGCTGTCCCGTGACGCCAAGGTCCTCATCCTCGACGAGCCCACCGCAGTGCTCACCCCGCAGGAGACGGACGAACTGATCGCCATCATGCGGGACCTCAAGGCCGCCGGGACCTCCATCGTATTCATCACCCACAAGCTCCGCGAGGTGCGCGAGGTCGCCGACACCATCACGGTCATTCGCCGCGGCAAGGTAGTGGGGGCGGCCGAGCCCACGGCCTCCCAGACCGAACTCGCCGGCCTCATGGTGGGCCACTCCGTCTCCCTCACGGTCTCCAAGGATGAGCCGAAACTCGGTGACGTCGGCCTGGAACTGACCGACATCAGTCTCATCGACGACGGCAACACGCTGCTCGACGACGTGAGCCTCCAGGTCCGCTCCGGTGAGATCATCGGCGTGGCCGGAGTACAGGGCAACGGGCAGACCGAGCTGGCCGAGGTCCTGCTGGGACTGCGCGCCCCCACGGTCGGCAGCGTGCGTTTCGGAGAGCAGGATGTGACCGCCCTGGGAGTGCGCCAGCGCCTTGGGGCCGGTCTCGGCTTCGTGCCCGAGGACCGCTCCACCGACGGCATGGTGGCCGCCTTCTCCGTGGCCGAGAACATGATCCTCGACCGCTTCCACGACCCGGCCTTCGGCTCGGGCCCTTCCATCAGCCCCACGAAGGTTCGGGATCACGCAGAGCAGCTGCGAGACGAGTTCGATGTGCGCGTCACCGACGTCGCCGATCCCATTTCCACCCTGTCCGGAGGAAATCAGCAGAAGGCGATCCTGGCGCGCGAGCTGTCTCGCCCGCTGAAGGTGTTGGTCGCCTCCCAACCCACGCGTGGGCTCGACGTCGGATCCATCGAATTCGTCCACAAACGCATCGTGCAGGAGCGTGACAACGACACCGCCGTTTTAATCATCTCCTCCGAACTGGATGAGATCTACTCCCTGTCAGACCGCATCGCCGTCATGTATCGCGGCCGGATCGTGGGCGTGGTCCCGGCGGACACGCCCCGTGATGTGCTGGGCCTGATGATGGCCGGTGTACCCCTTGACCAGGCCCGTGCCCAGGAGGAGAACCGATGA
- a CDS encoding efflux RND transporter periplasmic adaptor subunit: MKRYVLPTIKILIAAVIAIALVKIAFFPDSGAGTTAEIEPGINAATQTTVVATGDISNTVDVKGQIVEDAAVEAQANLNGVVDSFAVGKGATVTQGEPLIYLKLVEPQEPTVSTDEQGNPVQTPVPDKVTWSTVYAPSSGVVSFNVIEAQQTSVGQVVATVAPGTHSAKGTISANQQYRLTNAPSSAIISAEGGPAPFECTGLKIGTREKTSTTTSESGQVTTTTGDGTSVEVRCAVPSDQQVFPGMSVTIGVDGGSASGALVVPVTAVEGSVTKGNVWVVTDPADPQAAEKREVSLGITDGTNIQITEGLAEGDEILLFVPNKDTKRMGEPNTCEPDGSACYDENGEEIL, from the coding sequence GTGAAGCGCTATGTCCTGCCCACCATCAAGATCCTGATAGCCGCCGTCATCGCCATCGCATTGGTCAAGATCGCCTTCTTCCCGGACTCCGGGGCAGGCACGACGGCGGAGATTGAACCCGGCATCAACGCCGCCACCCAAACCACCGTGGTCGCCACCGGGGACATCTCCAACACCGTGGATGTCAAAGGGCAGATCGTCGAGGACGCCGCGGTGGAGGCGCAGGCCAATCTCAACGGCGTCGTCGATTCCTTCGCCGTCGGCAAGGGGGCGACAGTCACCCAGGGAGAGCCCCTGATCTACCTCAAGCTGGTGGAGCCGCAGGAGCCGACGGTGAGCACCGATGAACAGGGCAATCCCGTTCAGACGCCCGTGCCCGACAAGGTCACCTGGTCAACCGTCTACGCCCCCTCCAGCGGCGTGGTCTCCTTCAACGTCATTGAGGCGCAGCAGACCAGCGTGGGCCAGGTTGTCGCCACCGTCGCTCCCGGCACGCACTCCGCCAAAGGAACCATTTCCGCCAATCAGCAGTATCGACTCACCAATGCCCCGTCCTCGGCCATCATCTCCGCCGAGGGAGGCCCGGCGCCGTTCGAGTGCACGGGTTTGAAGATCGGCACCCGGGAGAAGACGTCTACCACCACCAGTGAGAGCGGCCAGGTCACGACCACCACCGGTGACGGCACCAGCGTGGAGGTCCGTTGCGCGGTGCCCTCCGACCAGCAGGTATTCCCGGGCATGTCAGTCACCATCGGCGTGGACGGCGGCTCGGCCTCCGGAGCACTGGTGGTGCCCGTGACCGCGGTGGAGGGATCCGTCACCAAGGGGAACGTCTGGGTGGTCACCGACCCCGCCGACCCGCAGGCCGCTGAGAAGCGGGAGGTCTCCCTGGGAATCACTGACGGAACCAATATCCAAATCACCGAAGGACTGGCCGAGGGGGACGAGATCCTCCTGTTCGTCCCGAACAAGGACACGAAGCGTATGGGGGAGCCGAACACCTGCGAGCCCGACGGGTCGGCCTGCTACGACGAGAACGGCGAGGAGATCCTGTGA
- a CDS encoding BMP family lipoprotein, whose product MKKKYPAITLGLVAALSLAACGAAPDSSSSGGDAGDFLACMVSDEGGFDDQSFNQSGKEGLDRAARELGVQTKAVESQSDADYPTNVDSLIQQNCNLIIGVGFNLAAHLTAAAEENPDVEFALIDSRFTDADGNVVELDNAKPLIFNTAEAAYLAGYAAAGTTKSGKVATYGGMAIPTVQIFMEGFAKGVAKYNEDNNAKVEVLGWDPSNPGSGSFIGNFSDTAAGKQLTEQFLSQGADIILPVAGPVGSGTLAAVKEAGSDDNAIVWVDADGYVTTESDGGSKYMLTSVLKGIDTAVYEAIEEASSGGFTSTPFIGTLANDGVSIADYHDWSPKVPSEVQKQVEALKQQIIDGELDVSTPYDPS is encoded by the coding sequence GTGAAGAAGAAGTATCCCGCCATAACGCTCGGCCTGGTCGCCGCACTGTCCCTCGCCGCCTGCGGTGCGGCCCCGGACTCAAGTTCGTCGGGTGGAGACGCCGGTGATTTCCTGGCCTGCATGGTCTCCGACGAGGGTGGCTTCGACGACCAGTCCTTCAACCAGTCCGGCAAGGAGGGTCTGGACCGCGCCGCACGTGAACTCGGTGTCCAGACGAAGGCGGTAGAGTCCCAGTCCGACGCCGATTACCCGACCAACGTCGACTCCCTCATCCAGCAGAACTGCAACCTGATCATCGGAGTCGGATTCAACCTGGCGGCGCATCTGACCGCCGCCGCCGAGGAGAACCCAGACGTTGAGTTCGCCCTCATCGACTCTCGCTTCACCGACGCCGACGGAAACGTGGTTGAGTTGGACAACGCCAAGCCGCTGATCTTCAACACCGCCGAGGCCGCCTACCTGGCCGGCTATGCCGCCGCCGGAACCACTAAGAGCGGCAAGGTCGCAACCTACGGCGGCATGGCGATCCCCACCGTGCAGATCTTCATGGAGGGCTTCGCCAAGGGCGTGGCCAAGTACAACGAGGACAACAACGCCAAGGTGGAGGTGCTCGGCTGGGATCCCAGCAACCCGGGTTCAGGCTCCTTCATCGGCAACTTCTCCGACACCGCCGCGGGCAAGCAGTTGACCGAGCAGTTCCTCTCTCAGGGTGCTGACATCATCCTGCCGGTGGCCGGACCGGTCGGTTCCGGCACGCTGGCCGCGGTCAAGGAGGCCGGCAGTGATGACAACGCGATCGTCTGGGTGGACGCCGACGGCTACGTCACCACCGAGTCCGACGGTGGTAGCAAGTACATGCTGACCTCCGTTCTAAAGGGCATCGACACCGCCGTCTACGAAGCCATTGAGGAGGCCTCGTCCGGCGGCTTCACCTCGACTCCCTTCATCGGAACGCTCGCCAATGACGGCGTCTCCATCGCCGACTACCACGACTGGTCCCCCAAGGTGCCCAGCGAGGTCCAGAAGCAGGTCGAGGCGCTCAAGCAGCAGATCATCGACGGCGAACTCGACGTCTCCACCCCCTACGACCCTTCCTGA
- a CDS encoding 2'-5' RNA ligase family protein — protein sequence MKVPAPTPSQCVLGVTIALPEPWAARVRSVRLAVGDPHGNAVPPHVTLLPPTAVEKADLAAVTAHVSRVAARTAPFAMRAAGVGTFRPVSPVVFLDVAEGGAVIDALQQELRAADGPLHAPLRFPFHPHITIAHEVDDAALDRAVSAARNIAASFVVDRIHLQRLASDGSWASLATPTLGA from the coding sequence ATGAAGGTTCCCGCGCCCACGCCCAGTCAGTGCGTACTGGGCGTCACCATCGCCCTGCCCGAGCCCTGGGCGGCGCGCGTGCGCAGCGTGCGGCTGGCGGTCGGCGACCCCCACGGTAATGCCGTCCCGCCGCATGTCACCCTGCTTCCCCCCACGGCCGTGGAGAAGGCCGATCTGGCGGCCGTCACCGCCCATGTGTCCCGGGTCGCCGCCCGCACCGCGCCCTTCGCCATGCGTGCTGCCGGCGTGGGCACCTTCCGGCCGGTCAGCCCGGTCGTCTTCCTTGATGTGGCCGAGGGCGGTGCCGTCATTGACGCCCTGCAACAGGAACTGCGCGCCGCGGATGGACCACTGCATGCACCCCTGCGCTTCCCGTTCCACCCACACATCACCATTGCCCACGAGGTCGACGACGCCGCCCTGGATCGTGCCGTAAGCGCCGCGCGCAATATCGCGGCCAGCTTCGTAGTGGACCGCATCCACCTTCAGCGGCTCGCCTCGGACGGAAGTTGGGCCTCGCTGGCGACGCCGACGCTGGGCGCGTAG
- a CDS encoding ABC transporter ATP-binding protein, with product MNPLLSMRGIARTFEVPDSPPLHILTDVNLDVRAGDHVAIVGRSGTGKSTLLNLIGLIDQPTDGAYTVDGRDTRRLGEARRAHLRGQTFSYVFQSFNLIPGLSTTENVAAPLLYDTGSAFWTRTRRAEQLLASVGLEDKIDAPIGRLSGGEQQRVAIARALARRPRVILADEPTGALDVDTGTMVMELLESQCRETGAALIIITHDLAVAGRARTQYRLGQGVLTPITVHHERIGGLDEFTEEIAGAAQTSAAGVPGQAPSAGRHTMQEAAS from the coding sequence GTGAATCCCCTGCTGAGCATGCGGGGCATCGCCCGCACCTTCGAGGTGCCCGACTCCCCACCGCTGCACATACTCACCGACGTCAACCTCGATGTTAGGGCCGGCGACCACGTGGCCATAGTCGGCCGGTCCGGCACCGGCAAGTCCACACTGCTTAACCTGATCGGTCTGATCGACCAGCCCACTGACGGCGCCTACACCGTGGACGGACGCGACACCCGCCGTCTGGGGGAGGCCAGGCGGGCTCACCTGCGTGGACAGACCTTCAGCTACGTCTTCCAGTCCTTCAACCTCATCCCCGGCCTGTCCACCACGGAGAACGTGGCGGCACCGCTCCTGTACGACACCGGCTCGGCCTTCTGGACCCGCACCCGACGCGCCGAGCAACTGCTGGCCTCCGTTGGTTTGGAGGACAAGATCGATGCCCCCATCGGGCGCCTGTCGGGCGGAGAACAGCAGCGCGTCGCCATCGCGCGCGCCCTGGCACGCCGTCCGAGGGTGATCCTCGCCGATGAGCCCACCGGGGCACTCGACGTCGACACCGGCACGATGGTGATGGAGCTGTTGGAGAGCCAGTGTCGAGAGACCGGCGCCGCACTCATCATCATCACCCACGATCTGGCCGTGGCCGGTCGCGCCCGCACCCAGTATCGACTGGGTCAAGGTGTGCTGACACCGATCACGGTGCACCACGAGCGTATCGGGGGCCTGGACGAGTTCACTGAGGAGATCGCCGGCGCCGCACAGACCTCTGCAGCGGGAGTGCCGGGACAGGCCCCGTCGGCAGGACGGCACACCATGCAGGAGGCTGCGTCATGA
- the galK gene encoding galactokinase, which yields MTLTEPQPAAGSEPVFSPALSPQEGVEAATTLFRDCFGAAPDGVWYAPGRVNVIGEHTDYNGGLALPIALPHRAHLALRRREDRTIRLVSPQTRESIDVLDLDAIGPKGTPGEVRHWNAYVAGVAWALERDGLGPLSGFDAALYSCVPLGGGLSSSAALECATAVALNDVCSLGLAGTAQEPDDAGRARLVNSCIRAENEMAGAPTGGMDQSASMRCRAGHALELDCRDGSVTHVPFDLAAAGLTLLVIDTKAKHSLVDGQYGARRSACERAAEILGVELLADITGGALEDALGRLRESGAADAEVLVTRTRHVVSEIDRTRDLVSLLQDGAPLVGERLARAGALMDASHESLRVDYEVTCPELDVAVEAAREAGAHGARMTGGGFGGSAIALVDSDAVDTVARAVVDAYAAHGFAAPAFLNAVPSAPAGRLA from the coding sequence ATGACGCTCACCGAGCCACAGCCCGCCGCCGGATCCGAGCCCGTCTTCTCCCCCGCACTTAGCCCGCAGGAGGGAGTCGAGGCCGCCACCACCCTGTTCCGTGACTGTTTCGGCGCCGCGCCCGACGGCGTGTGGTACGCGCCCGGACGTGTCAATGTCATTGGCGAACACACCGATTACAACGGCGGCCTGGCCCTGCCCATCGCTCTGCCGCACCGCGCCCACCTGGCGCTGCGCCGCCGCGAGGACCGCACCATCCGCTTGGTGTCCCCGCAGACGCGCGAAAGTATCGACGTGCTCGATCTGGACGCCATCGGCCCGAAGGGCACACCCGGCGAGGTCCGGCACTGGAACGCCTACGTGGCGGGTGTGGCCTGGGCACTGGAACGCGATGGCCTAGGGCCTCTCAGTGGTTTCGACGCCGCCCTGTATTCGTGCGTGCCGCTGGGTGGCGGCCTGTCCTCCTCCGCCGCCCTGGAGTGCGCCACCGCCGTCGCCCTGAATGATGTCTGCTCCCTGGGCCTGGCAGGAACAGCACAAGAGCCCGACGACGCCGGCCGGGCCCGTTTGGTCAACTCCTGCATCCGTGCCGAGAACGAGATGGCGGGTGCCCCCACGGGCGGCATGGACCAGTCCGCCTCCATGCGCTGCCGCGCCGGACACGCTCTAGAGTTGGACTGCCGTGACGGCTCGGTGACGCATGTGCCATTCGACCTGGCGGCCGCCGGATTGACGCTGCTGGTGATCGACACCAAGGCGAAGCATTCCCTGGTGGACGGCCAGTACGGAGCGCGCCGCTCGGCCTGCGAGCGGGCCGCCGAAATCCTCGGAGTCGAGTTGTTGGCCGACATCACCGGAGGGGCGCTCGAAGACGCCCTGGGAAGGCTGCGCGAGAGCGGCGCAGCCGACGCCGAGGTCCTGGTGACACGCACCCGCCACGTTGTCTCCGAGATCGATCGGACCCGCGACCTGGTATCACTGTTGCAGGACGGCGCCCCGCTGGTCGGCGAGAGGCTCGCGCGGGCGGGGGCGCTTATGGACGCCAGCCATGAGTCACTGCGGGTGGACTACGAGGTCACCTGCCCCGAGCTGGATGTCGCCGTTGAGGCGGCCCGTGAGGCCGGCGCCCATGGCGCGCGCATGACCGGGGGCGGCTTCGGCGGCAGCGCCATCGCACTGGTGGACTCGGATGCCGTCGATACTGTGGCGCGCGCCGTCGTCGACGCCTATGCGGCCCACGGATTCGCCGCCCCGGCATTCCTAAACGCGGTGCCCTCCGCTCCGGCGGGCCGCCTGGCGTGA
- a CDS encoding exodeoxyribonuclease III: protein MRVASINVNGIRAAARKNMAAWLETCAPDVLLLQEVRADEATAAALLPGYESVIWPCRVKGRAGVAVAVRQGAPVEIGAVRRGVSGPGSEEPDVDSGRWLEVELTTSSESSDAEPAESGPNATTASTFTVVSAYFHSGQVGTIKMDQKYAHLDLVDLRMASLLSAAAAGGPQVLVAGDLNIVRSEQDIKNWRPNHNKSAGVLDEEIAYLERWFGAGWVDVARSLAPDAEGPYTWWSQRGKAFDNDAGWRIDYQVVTPQLAERASSFTVDRAPSYAERWSDHAPLVVDYDL, encoded by the coding sequence ATGCGCGTCGCCTCCATCAATGTCAACGGCATCCGTGCCGCCGCCCGCAAGAACATGGCCGCCTGGCTGGAAACCTGTGCCCCTGATGTCCTCCTGCTGCAAGAGGTGCGTGCAGATGAAGCGACGGCAGCGGCGCTACTGCCTGGGTATGAGTCGGTGATCTGGCCATGTCGGGTCAAGGGCAGGGCCGGAGTCGCCGTCGCAGTGCGTCAGGGGGCGCCGGTGGAGATTGGCGCGGTGCGCCGCGGGGTCAGCGGGCCGGGGAGTGAGGAGCCGGATGTGGACTCCGGCCGCTGGTTGGAGGTGGAGCTGACGACGTCCTCGGAGTCGAGCGACGCCGAGCCGGCCGAATCCGGTCCGAACGCGACGACGGCATCCACGTTCACGGTGGTGTCCGCCTACTTCCATTCCGGCCAGGTCGGGACAATCAAGATGGATCAGAAGTACGCCCACCTGGATCTGGTGGACCTGCGCATGGCATCACTGCTTTCGGCCGCCGCTGCGGGCGGGCCACAGGTACTTGTAGCCGGTGACCTCAATATCGTGCGCTCCGAGCAGGACATCAAGAACTGGCGCCCCAACCACAACAAGTCAGCGGGCGTGCTGGATGAGGAGATCGCCTATCTGGAGCGCTGGTTCGGGGCCGGCTGGGTGGACGTGGCCCGCAGCCTCGCGCCCGACGCGGAGGGGCCGTACACCTGGTGGTCGCAGCGCGGCAAGGCCTTCGACAACGACGCCGGTTGGCGTATCGACTACCAGGTGGTCACGCCGCAACTGGCCGAGCGGGCCAGCTCCTTCACCGTGGACCGGGCGCCCAGCTACGCCGAACGCTGGTCGGATCACGCCCCGCTGGTGGTCGACTACGACCTCTGA
- a CDS encoding mannose-1-phosphate guanylyltransferase: MNAELHVNSSDDAVAPTPTAEAVHVIIPAGGAGTRLWPLSRKGRPKFLLDLTGAGASLLQSTAARLAPLAATITVVTGAAHVAAVARQLPDLPEENLLAEPAPRDSMAAIGLATALIAHRHGREAIVGSFAADHLVADSVAFQNAVRQAVALAGAGWLVTIGIEATGPSTAFGYIHAGEALDVPGAPDGRRVLDFTEKPDAATAARYLATGDYRWNAGMFVVRAGVLLDYLADNRPALAAGIEEIAAAWDTPARDAVMARIWPDLEAIAIDHAIAEPVAAAGGVATVPGNMGWDDVGGFDTLAALIPPRQTGTAAGAGVLGEADVEVVGADGALVASSTNRKVVLLGTPGVIVVDTPDALLVTTPDHAQQVKDVVERLGNAGEVALL, encoded by the coding sequence GTGAACGCCGAGCTCCACGTCAATTCCTCCGATGACGCGGTCGCCCCCACCCCGACCGCCGAGGCCGTCCATGTGATTATTCCCGCGGGCGGTGCGGGCACCCGGTTGTGGCCGCTCAGTCGCAAGGGCCGCCCTAAGTTCCTGCTGGACCTGACCGGTGCCGGGGCCAGTTTGCTGCAGTCCACGGCGGCGCGGCTGGCGCCACTGGCAGCGACGATCACCGTGGTCACCGGGGCGGCCCATGTTGCCGCCGTCGCCCGGCAACTCCCGGATCTGCCCGAGGAGAACCTGCTGGCCGAGCCGGCCCCGCGAGACTCCATGGCCGCCATCGGCCTGGCCACCGCCCTGATCGCCCACCGGCACGGGCGGGAGGCGATCGTAGGCTCCTTCGCCGCCGACCACCTGGTGGCCGATTCTGTCGCCTTCCAGAACGCCGTGCGCCAGGCGGTCGCTCTCGCCGGGGCAGGCTGGCTGGTCACCATCGGCATTGAGGCCACTGGTCCGTCCACCGCCTTTGGCTACATTCACGCCGGCGAGGCACTGGACGTGCCCGGCGCCCCGGACGGGCGCCGCGTGCTCGACTTCACCGAGAAACCCGACGCCGCAACCGCCGCCCGCTACCTGGCCACGGGTGACTACCGTTGGAACGCCGGCATGTTCGTGGTGCGCGCAGGTGTGCTGCTGGACTACCTGGCGGACAACCGACCGGCGCTGGCCGCCGGTATCGAGGAGATCGCCGCCGCCTGGGACACCCCCGCGCGCGACGCCGTCATGGCACGGATATGGCCCGATCTGGAGGCGATCGCCATTGACCATGCCATCGCCGAACCCGTGGCCGCCGCCGGCGGCGTGGCTACCGTCCCCGGCAATATGGGCTGGGACGACGTCGGCGGATTCGACACTCTGGCCGCGCTGATCCCGCCGCGCCAGACCGGAACGGCCGCCGGAGCCGGAGTGCTGGGAGAGGCGGACGTGGAGGTGGTGGGCGCGGACGGCGCCCTGGTGGCCTCCAGTACCAACCGCAAGGTGGTGCTGCTGGGCACACCCGGCGTAATCGTGGTTGACACCCCTGATGCTCTGCTGGTCACCACTCCCGACCATGCGCAGCAGGTAAAGGACGTTGTCGAGCGGCTCGGGAACGCCGGGGAGGTAGCGCTTCTGTAA
- a CDS encoding ABC transporter permease, whose amino-acid sequence MIRFLTGFFGALVEAWAQLRIGKLRVMLSLVGVGAAVAAMTFVIALGEVTSAIIDQEIATFAGRPGTVRIEVNPTGRGVDDDSVASDGASIGADGGLGADGSSGATEDGSQSAPEIANKIATAEANLVERYGAKSWATSYDQQLRIAFPDGTRNVQATVVSAGYATLHNTRMGQGRWFSADDEDDLSPSLVVSQGMLEQLGHTTLDGPITVHSYSPAQTTYTIVGVLKPDDLTWCEGVPEYAQDCTQTVRAYALRVPHEQWLTNEARASLPAPVLEIWAGQEQEQQVINLAKHDLDAQFGAGSTFATSNSAQTQGINTSSFTQSVTIAGVLVMVLGALSLINISMVTVRQRIHEIGVRRSFGATSRRIFFSIMLESVVATVVAGVIGIGIAIVGMRIAPLGAMLGVAVETLPPFPMSAALIGLIAATAVGALSGIIPALVAVRIKPIDAIRY is encoded by the coding sequence ATGATCCGCTTCTTGACGGGTTTTTTCGGCGCCCTGGTTGAGGCCTGGGCGCAGCTGCGCATCGGCAAACTGCGGGTCATGCTCTCCCTGGTGGGGGTCGGTGCGGCCGTGGCCGCCATGACCTTCGTCATCGCCCTGGGCGAGGTGACCAGTGCGATCATCGACCAGGAGATCGCGACCTTCGCAGGTCGCCCGGGTACCGTCAGGATCGAAGTCAATCCCACCGGCCGAGGGGTGGACGACGATTCAGTGGCGTCGGACGGCGCCAGTATCGGCGCTGACGGCGGTCTCGGCGCCGACGGCAGTTCCGGCGCGACCGAGGATGGCTCGCAGTCGGCACCGGAGATCGCCAATAAGATCGCCACGGCCGAGGCCAACCTGGTAGAGCGCTACGGGGCCAAGAGTTGGGCGACCAGCTACGATCAGCAGCTGCGCATCGCCTTCCCTGACGGCACGCGTAATGTGCAGGCCACCGTAGTCAGCGCCGGCTACGCCACGCTTCATAACACCCGTATGGGGCAGGGACGCTGGTTCTCCGCCGACGACGAGGACGACCTGTCTCCGTCACTGGTAGTCTCACAGGGCATGTTGGAACAGTTGGGCCACACGACCCTGGACGGCCCTATCACGGTGCACTCCTACTCTCCCGCGCAGACGACTTACACGATAGTCGGTGTGCTCAAGCCTGATGACCTTACCTGGTGCGAGGGAGTCCCCGAGTATGCGCAGGACTGCACACAAACAGTCAGGGCCTACGCGCTACGCGTTCCGCACGAGCAATGGCTTACCAACGAGGCTCGCGCCTCCCTGCCAGCTCCGGTGCTGGAGATCTGGGCGGGGCAGGAGCAGGAGCAGCAGGTGATAAACCTCGCTAAGCACGATCTGGACGCCCAATTCGGGGCGGGATCCACTTTTGCGACCTCCAACTCGGCACAGACCCAGGGAATCAATACCTCCAGTTTCACCCAGTCGGTGACCATCGCGGGTGTGTTGGTCATGGTTCTGGGAGCGCTGAGCCTGATCAACATCTCCATGGTGACGGTACGCCAGCGCATTCACGAGATCGGGGTACGCCGCTCCTTCGGGGCTACCAGCCGACGTATCTTCTTCTCCATCATGCTGGAGTCGGTGGTGGCTACCGTGGTCGCCGGCGTCATCGGTATCGGGATCGCAATCGTGGGCATGCGCATTGCGCCACTGGGTGCAATGCTGGGAGTGGCGGTGGAGACACTGCCGCCGTTCCCCATGTCTGCGGCCCTGATCGGCTTAATCGCCGCCACTGCGGTGGGCGCGCTGTCCGGGATCATTCCGGCCCTGGTGGCGGTACGTATCAAGCCGATCGACGCGATCCGCTACTGA